The Natronoarchaeum mannanilyticum nucleotide sequence GGTGCGGTTGCGGTGCGAGTGCGGTTGCGGTGCGGGTGCGGTTGCGGTGCGGGTGCGGTTGCGGTGCGGGTGCGGAGGCGGTGCGGTCCTGGCGGAATACAAGGGCGAACGAGCGACCGCAGGGAGCGAGTGAGGGCTTGTAATCGAAATGCTTACTCCCGGCCCGCCAGTTCCTCCGTGCATGAGCGACACGCCCGCCGGTCCCGAGGATGTCCGCCACGTCGCAGAGCTGGCGCGGGTCGACCTCGACGACGACACCGTCGACGAGTTCGCCGCGCAGTTCGCGGACATCCTCGACTACTTCGAGACGTTGGACGAGGTGCCCGAAGTCGACCGCGAGGCCGACCTGGTCAACGTGATGCGCCCCGACGAGGAACACGAGGGGCTCACCCAAGAGGAGGCCCTGCAGAACGCCGAGGAAACCGAGGACGGCTACTTCAAGGGCCCGAACGTCTCCTAACCATGTCCGAGAACATCTTCATCACGGAGGAGACCGCGGCGGGCGACGACGACGGACCGCTCGCCGACAAGACCGTCGCCGTCAAGGACAACATCTCGACCGAGGGGATCCGGACGACCTGCGGATCCGCGATGCTCGACGAGTACGTCCCGCCGTACGACGCGACGGTCGTCGAGCGCCTCAAGGACGCCGGCGCCGACGTCGCGGGGAAGGCCAACATGGACGAGTTCGGCATGGGGACGACGACCGAAACCTCGGCGTTCGGCCCGACCGACAACCCCGCCGCGCCGGGTCACGTCCCCGGCGGCTCCTCGGGCGGGTCCGCCGCCGCCGTCGCGGCGGGCGAAGCCGACCTCGCGCTCGGTTCGGACACCGGCGGGTCGGTGCGCTGTCCCGCGGCGTTCTGCGGCGTCGTCGGCATCAAGCCGACCTACGGGCTCGTCTCGCGGTACGGGCTGGTGGCGTACGCCAACAGCTTGGAGCAGATCGGCCCGCTCGCGCCGACCGTCGAGGAAGCCGCCGAACTGCTCGACGCGATCAGCGGTCCCGACCCGAACGACGCGACGACGCGCGAGGAGGGCGCCGACACCGACTACGCCGCAGCGGCCGACGGCGACGTCGACGGGCTGGAGATCGGCGTCCCCACCGAGCTACTCGACGGCGCGGACGACGGCGTCGTCGAGCAGTTCTGGAGCGCGATCGACGAGCTCGAAGCGCAGGGCGCGAGCTACCACGAGGTGAGCCTGCCCTCCGTCGAGCACGCCGTCGAGGCGTACTACGTGATCGCGATGTCCGAAGCGTCCTCGAACCTCGCGCGGTTCGACGGCGTCCGCTACGGCCACTCCGGCGGGTTCGAGGGCAACTGGAACGAGGCGTTCTCGAAAGCCCGCCGCGAGGGCTTTGGCGACGAGGTCAAGCGCCGGATCCTGCTGGGCACGTACGCTCTGTCGGCCGGCTACCACGACAAGTACTACAAGAAGGCCCAAGACGCCCGCGCGTGGGTCAAGCAGGACTTCGACGAGGCGCTCGCCGACGCCGACGTGCTGGCGAGCCCGACGATGCCGATCCCGCCGTTCGAGCTGGGGGAGAGCCTCGACGATCCGCTGAAGATGTATCTCGCGGACGCCAACACCACGCCCGTCAATCTGGCCGACTTACCCGCGATCTCGGTGCCGGCCGGCGAGACAGATGGGCTGCCGGTCGGGCTGCAGTTGATCGGCCCCGCGTTCGGCGAAGAGACGATCGTTCG carries:
- the gatA gene encoding Asp-tRNA(Asn)/Glu-tRNA(Gln) amidotransferase subunit GatA, with the translated sequence MSENIFITEETAAGDDDGPLADKTVAVKDNISTEGIRTTCGSAMLDEYVPPYDATVVERLKDAGADVAGKANMDEFGMGTTTETSAFGPTDNPAAPGHVPGGSSGGSAAAVAAGEADLALGSDTGGSVRCPAAFCGVVGIKPTYGLVSRYGLVAYANSLEQIGPLAPTVEEAAELLDAISGPDPNDATTREEGADTDYAAAADGDVDGLEIGVPTELLDGADDGVVEQFWSAIDELEAQGASYHEVSLPSVEHAVEAYYVIAMSEASSNLARFDGVRYGHSGGFEGNWNEAFSKARREGFGDEVKRRILLGTYALSAGYHDKYYKKAQDARAWVKQDFDEALADADVLASPTMPIPPFELGESLDDPLKMYLADANTTPVNLADLPAISVPAGETDGLPVGLQLIGPAFGEETIVRAASALDQG
- the gatC gene encoding Asp-tRNA(Asn)/Glu-tRNA(Gln) amidotransferase subunit GatC produces the protein MSDTPAGPEDVRHVAELARVDLDDDTVDEFAAQFADILDYFETLDEVPEVDREADLVNVMRPDEEHEGLTQEEALQNAEETEDGYFKGPNVS